A genomic region of Anopheles coustani chromosome 3, idAnoCousDA_361_x.2, whole genome shotgun sequence contains the following coding sequences:
- the LOC131272519 gene encoding uncharacterized protein LOC131272519, translating into MADNLATIAFKGLVLLFITSVVIFICFFGVMRVEQHRANIELQRRGASRYTPDGELNLWYFFVRVLVVKKQNNFPEMVQHCDCVWSILSISIILIIQISDVICVKEKRIPVKISDPVVFTDEPKPFTIRVTKFICVETPYEESELLQCRTILRRKQPTFFNISVHVPRVLNKIFFQVRTYYRYNSYEPFPITVHLEICSYFRKPTRDIFSHHLMSIMMVAVPHLLYQCPHGNTTYNAVYWLEDKFFPQSMPAGDFRQDVWFRSEQNRTLFAYQAYFSVRRMGIWRSMLEW; encoded by the exons ATGGCCGATAATTTGGCGACAATCGCCTTCAAGGGGCTAGTGCTATTGTTTATCACCTCCGTGGTGATCTTCATATGCTTTTTCGGCGTTATGCGCGTCGAGCAGCATAGGGCGAACATCGAGCTGCAGCGTCGAGGTGCCTCACGGTACACGCCCGACGGTGAGCTGAACCTCTGGTATTTTTTCGTGCGTG TTCTAGttgtgaaaaagcaaaataactTTCCGGAAATGGTCCAGCATTGTGACTGTGTTTGGTCGATACTCAGCATATCGATCATACTTATCATACAGATTTCGGACGTAATTTGCGTAAAGGAAAAGCGAATTCCGGTAAAAATATCTGATCCGGTAGTATTCACCGACGAGCCAAAACCGTTCACCATACGGGTAACAAAGTTCATCTGTGTAGAAACACCGTACGAGGAGAGTGAACTGCTCCAGTGTAGAACCATCCTTCGACGCAAACAACCTACGTTTTTCAACATATCCGTCCACGTTCCACGTGTTTTgaataagatattctttcaAGTGCGAACGTACTACCGCTACAACTCGTACGAGCCCTTTCCAATTACGGTGCACCTGGAAATCTGCTCTTATTTCCGAAAACCGACCAGGGACATCTTTTCGCACCATCTAATGTCGATCATGATGGTAGCTGTACCGCACCTTTTGTACCAGTGTCCACATGGG AACACTACCTACAACGCCGTCTACTGGCTGGAGGACAAATTCTTTCCCCAATCGATGCCAGCCGGAGATTTCCGTCAGGATGTCTGGTTCCGGTCTGAGCAAAATCGGACGTTATTTGCTTATCAAGCATACTTTTCTGTGCGCCGGATGGGGATTTGGCGATCGATGCTTGAATGGTAG
- the LOC131272530 gene encoding myogenesis-regulating glycosidase-like — protein sequence MAGTVLIVVSAAFLALLAQTASGQETVYSLTFSEASTVVSVDLQSRELRVTLADRLVQQVQLSGNLDTTAQYTETETGFTLTTNDGTVLELTKDFDQATYSQFSVIRNNVPRAVELVDCVNLLNTHWYGGPQQKRQYWPVQKLRFNRYSMLSKEADNSAVGDRYWLNALGSFLYVDETAPLFADQNYGQPGYLCLETRAILPYDTHGPDYDFRYTIGVAADAREVHMGAVRNILGKPSGHPAESMVADPIWSTWARYKRDVDDTVVQEFASEIIANGFGGQYELDDFWEQCYGSLTFNRTKFPNIRNTIAAIKARGFDRVTLWIHPFINKGCEPWYSDARRRGYLVADWTGSTDTEWWNSATGQAAYIDFTKAEVREWFTSRLQAILDESGIDSFKFDAGETSWSPPDPVFNGPLKRRPIQIVGDYLRTVAQFGELVEIRSTQATQELPVFVRMIDKDSNWGWNNGLPTLITTLLQLNMVGYPLVLPDMVGGNGYDNQPPTKEMFIRWLQANVFMPSIQYSYVPWDFDAETITIALAMTQLHRTMTSSIMDRFALAVSEGLPVNPPLWWIDPTDTTAQQINDQYLLGDDIIAAPVTVENARARDIYLPSGSWVDGNTGATHTGPKWLRNYAVPLSMVPYFVRS from the exons ATGGCCGGCACGGTTCTGATCGTCGTGTCCGCGGCCTTTCTCGCGCTGCTCGCCCAAACGGCTAGCGGGCAGGAAACGGTGTACAGTTTAACGTTTAGCGAAGCATCCACGGTGGTCAGCGTGGATTTGCAGTCCCGGGAACTGCGAGTCACGCTGGCCGACCGCTTAGTGCAGCAGGTGCAACTGAGCGGGAACCTGGACACGACGGCTCAGTACACCGAAACGGAAACCGGGTTCACGCTGACCACCAACGACGGCACGGTGCTAGAGCTGACGAAGGACTTCGATCAAGCCACGTACTCCCAGTTCTCCGTGATACGCAACAACGTGCCACGTGCGGTGGAGCTTGTCGACTGCGTCAATCTGCTCAACACGCACTGGTACGGTGGTCCACAGCAGAAGCGCCAGTACTGGCCGGTGCAAAAGCTGCGCTTCAACCGCTACAGCATGCTCTCGAAGGAGGCGGACAACAGTGCGGTCGGCGATCGGTACTGGCTGAACGCGCTCGGATCCTTCCTGTACGTCGACGAGACGGCTCCCCTGTTTGCCGATCAGAACTACGGCCAGCCCGGCTACCTGTGCCTGGAGACACGCGCCATCCTGCCGTACGATACGCACGGACCGGACTACGACTTCCGGTACACGATCGGCGTGGCGGCGGATGCGCGCGAGGTGCATATGGGTGCGGTACGGAACATCCTCGGCAAACCGTCGGGCCACCCGGCCGAATCGATGGTGGCCGACCCGATCTGGTCGACCTGGGCCCGCTACAAGCGCGACGTCGACGATACGGTGGTGCAGGAGTTCGCGAGCGAAATCATCGCCAACGGGTTCGGCGGCCAGTACGAGCTGGACGACTTCTGGGAGCAGTGCTACGGGTCGCTCACGTTCAACCGGACCAAGTTCCCTAACATCCGTAACACGATTGCGGCCATCAAGGCACGCGGGTTCGACCGTGTTACCCTGTGGATCCATCCGTTCATCAACAAGGGCTGCGAACCGTGGTACTCGGACGCCCGGCGTCGCGGTTACCTGGTGGCCGACTGGACCGGCAGCACCGACACCGAGTGGTGGAACAGTGCGACCGGCCAGGCAGCGTACATCGACTTCACCAAGGCGGAGGTGCGCGAGTGGTTCACCAGCCGGCTGCAGGCCATCCTCGACGAGTCCGGCATCGACAGCTTCAAGTTTGACGCCGGCGAAACCAGCTGGTCCCCGCCGGATCCGGTGTTCAATGGGCCACTTAAACGGCGCCCGATACAGATCGTCGGCGACTACCTGCGGACGGTGGCGCAGTTCGGTGAGCTAGTCGAGATCCGGTCGACCCAAGCCACCCAGGAGCTGCCGGTGTTTGTGCGCATGATCGACAAGGACTCGAACTGGGGCTGGAACAACGGGTTACCGACGCTCATCACCACATTGCTGCAGCTCAACATGGTCGGCTACCCGCTGGTCCTGCCGGACATGGTCGGTGGCAACGGGTACGACAACCAGCCGCCAACCAAGGAGATGTTCATCCGCTGGCTGCAGGCGAACGTCTTCATGCCCAGCATCCAATACTCGTACGTACCGTGGGACTTTGACGCCGAGACGATCACCATCGCCCTGGCCATGACCCAGCTGCACCGTACGATGACGTCCTCCATCATGGATCGGTTTGCGCTGGCCGTCTCCGAAGGGTTACCGGTCAATCCGCCACTCTGGTGGATCGATCCAACCGACACAACGGCCCAACAGATAAACGATC AATACCTCCTCGGTGATGACATCATTGCTGCACCGGTGACCGTGGAGAATGCTCGGGCACGAGATATTTACCTTCCGAGCGGCTCGTGGGTGGACGGGAACACTGGAGCGACACATACCGGTCCGAAGTGGCTACGGAACTACGCCGTCCCTTTGTCGATGGTGCCGTACTTTGTCAGGAGCTAG
- the LOC131258713 gene encoding centrosomal protein of 120 kDa-like: MERCQKNEEKCIIVLRVVDGVNFRQEKPYRKIKLSASIGTQAFETETLRPVTPSTLNAKFDALFVWESDSYSVKCMKMENLPIKVECFELLPQNKWCRIGSVIIPLRNVPRVQLSRIKAMQPHGYRLIAIENARWRRQQPELKMLAMITDPKFLKTPTEECLPAQDEDISCNDNPATQPSTTIYANPSTGQLPENVKLLEDRGVLQIGRNETNTDLFLLSIIFKCGSHLDQLNPGVDMFGLRYYLFGEVYNVHIEREQPSSAVFSVKETISINIRSSLATLSDYLQNAFKIAVDLLPKRNRLELGDVIGKSTIDLVGFLQETDLSEFKRKHANNESTLQMVKSFPIFPVDGSDQNDRASSERLIVPSLKCKFSLRFLGNDNNQEMEAENQKVEVKEHDETHERECNLVVSPEMSSTASEPTKDEQHQTVPTKTQATNSDPTLVTEEKLLSQNSEKPITPQLETPAETLEKVDIATILLNANQDLRDIRRTFAFSVQVGLIQFTTSPSAGLWQLTLQHPKADTPFTKITLELIPDAVLLDRIDFGKITLKLFFSSLPERVMEVISSEPSKLTVNGPHGIHLLARLDNSSLLVGNREQQSSGVVVMVDGSTGENVAIATVGCTLEEVGLNYNSQLAESGTIVCCHKTVDSGQSKMHPFDENVSYQLLEEQKAWMNEERERFLEELREKERNHLQTLTHDWKVQRAEEEKRLADRLAQADAMVAALEEAHCSLEDREHLDTQAERLRRQFRDQLEAIRSKAVRLEREAEAQIEATRKQCHELQEQLTALGVDHQHLLDVNLQLQRELDAERLSREEERLELLKKIDDISASKLHYKDQWAKMMRKVHQLEQDLAVNRTPYYQANKKEPRKTATNRPGGGGSQLSMISARHRGAGDSSSCSLYKPPDSYL, from the exons ATGGAGCGTTGTCAGAAAAACGAAGAGAAATGTATAATTGTGCTGCGAGTCGTGGATG GTGTAAACTTTCGCCAGGAAAAGCCGTATCGCAAAATTAAGCTGTCGGCGTCGATAGGAACGCAAGCGTTTGAAACGGAAACCCTTCGCCCAGTAACCCCCAGCACGCTTAATGCCAAATTCGATGCGCTTTTCGTATGGGAATCGGATAGCTACTCCGTGAAGtgtatgaaaatggaaaatttaccGATCAAGGTGGAATGCTTTGAGTTACTACCGCAGAACAAGTGGTGCCGAATCGGTTCAGTCATCATACCATTGCGGAACGTCCCGCGAGTACAGCTTTCCCGTATCAAGGCAATGCAACCCCACGGTTACCGGCTTATTGCTATCGAAAATGCACGCTGGAGACGTCAACAGCCGGAGCTCAAAATGCTGGCCATGATTACCGATCCTAAATTCTTAAAGACCCCAACAGAAGAATGTTTGCCAGCACAAGACGAGGACATCAGTTGCAACGATAATCCCGCTACGCAACCGAGCACAACGATTTATGCCAACCCAAGCACCGGCCAGTTACCGGAAAACGTAAAGCTGCTTGAAGATCGTGGCGTACTGCAGATcggacgaaacgaaacgaatacgGATCTGTTTCTACTCTCGATCATCTTTAAATGTGGGAGCCACCTAGACCAGCTGAACCCCGGAGTCGATATGTTCGGTTTGCGGTACTATCTTTTTGGTGAAGTCTATAATGTACATATCGAACGTGAACAGCCCAGCTCGGCAGTTTTTTCCGTTAAGGAAACAATTTCTATTAACATTCGGAGCTCTTTAGCGACATTGAGCGATTATTTGCAGAACGCCTTTAAGATAGCAGTCGACCTATTGCCGAAAAGAAATCGTCTCGAGCTGGGTGATGTGATTGGAAAATCGACTATCGATTTGGTTGGTTTCCTGCAGGAAACGGATCTCAGCGAGTTCAAACGAAAGCACGCCAACAACGAGAGCACCTTGCAGatggtgaaaagttttcctatttttccaGTCGACGGTAGCGACCAGAATGATCGGGCTTCGAGTGAGCGACTTATTGTTCCTTCGTTGAAGTGCAAGTTTTCTTTGCGATTTTTGGGAAACGACAATAACCAGGAAATGGAAGCAGAAAATCAAAAAGTGGAAGTAAAAGAACACGACGAGACGCACGAACGAGAATGTAATCTAGTAGTATCGCCAGAAATGTCATCTACAGCGTCAGAGCCAACTAAGGATGAACAGCACCAAACAGTGCCTACAAAAACGCAAGCTACTAACTCAGACCCTACGTTAGTAACCGAAGAAAAGTTATTGTCCCAAAATTCTGAAAAACCTATCACCCCTCAATTGGAAACTCCTGCAGAGACGTTGGAAAAAGTAGATATTGCAACGATTCTTCTTAACGCCAATCAGGACCTACGTGACATTCGACGAACGTTTGCGTTTAGTGTGCAAGTTGGATTGATTCAATTTACCACCAGTCCATCTGCCGGCCTCTGGCAACTAACTCTACAACACCCGAAGGCAGACACGCCGTTTACGAAGATTACTCTCGAGCTAATACCCGATGCGGTTCTCTTGGATCGAATAGATTTTGGTAAAATTacacttaaattatttttttcctcgcttCCCGAGCGAGTGATGGAGGTGATTAGCAGCGAGCCCTCTAAGCTAACCGTTAACGGACCGCACGGAATACACCTGCTGGCGCGACTTGACAATTCGAGCCTGCTTGTTGGCAACCGTGAACAGCAGTCGTCCGGTGTGGTGGTAATGGTAGACGGCTCAACGGGCGAAAATGTAGCCATCGCGACGGTTGGATGCACCTTGGAAGAGGTCGGGCTTAACTACAACAGTCAGCTGGCCGAAAGCGGTACCATAGTTTGCTGCCACAAGACCGTCGATTCCGGCCAGTCCAAAATGCATCCGTTTGATGAAAACGTTTCCTATCAGCTTCTTGAAGAACAGAAGGCATGGATGAACGAAGAACGTGAACGGTTTCTCGAAGAGTTGCGGGAGAAAGAACGTAATCATCTTCAAACTCTAACTCACGATTGGAAGGTGCAGCGggcggaagaggaaaaacgTTTGGCCGATCGATTGGCGCAAGCGGACGCGATGGTGGCAGCACTCGAAGAAGCACACTGTTCGCTCGAAGATCGCGAGCACCTAGATACGCAGGCAGAACGACTGAGGCGACAGTTCCGGGACCAGCTGGAGGCTATCCGATCGAAGGCCGTTCGGCTTGAGCGTGAAGCGGAAGCACAGATTGAAGCGACCCGCAAGCAGTGCCATGAGCTGCAAGAGCAGTTGACCGCACTAGGCGTTGACCACCAGCATCTGCTCGATGTCAATCTGCAACTGCAGCGCGAACTGGATGCGGAACGGTTGAGCCGGGAAGAGGAGCGATTGGAGTTGCTTAAAAAAATCGACGACATTTCCGCCTCGAAGCTACATTACAAGGATCAGTGGGCAAAGATGATGCGGAAGGTCCACCAGCTCGAGCAGGATCTCGCAGTAAACCGGACCCCATACTATCAGGCAAACAAGAAAGAACCGCGGAAGACAGCAACGAACCGGCCGGGTGGTGGCGGCTCGCAGTTGTCGATGATCAGCGCGAGGCATCGAGGTGCCGGTGATAGCAGTTCCTGCAGCTTGTACAAACCGCCGGACAGTTACCTGTAG
- the LOC131272540 gene encoding transient receptor potential cation channel protein painless-like produces the protein MSLFQDRKQAALENALLLADLKKFQLALKNGARVDLRVGGTNYTIFETACNTKGRHEFIRACFNENLSDPDPRHKKNSVTHEYPIHLAALSMDKDNLTALLDGCPQLDTLVEQRYKDRTALFLLFERLSISNKSRTTKCIEVLLNNGANINTHDRNQVTAIELLLRGKELWRKQVLQHFLNTGKVLLHPELRRKIQRAFPDIKLPEGDGRRLLKWTHKLETDSDQECIEDYEREATKDQFTAEETRTMLSSAISHDKEQMAQKLLEKETNTSESKALLAHGLVVCCKYGKDYILECLLKKITSDMVEVINENLLLSMLTKQINGNSDKRQCGFFKCMEKLLEVSRIDVNKIDDKAFTALHYAVKFRLEHVQELLLKNGAYLGGKDLFGRALICELNPYLLYQHLNRCVTDNGTNPDDQDYMINVNFRNFQSPTHTDEMLPIVRLAQSSAGRELLGHPVLASILLIKWLRISVFFYLNLIICSMFFFSFTAFMVFYYGTDSHNLDMWYFLAPTFLGLAYITVREITQFVLNTRSYIRSVENHIELMLILSSAAALTLHFTSGDAQIRNIAEVCAIMLSAVEFTVLLATIPRLSFCTHMVMLKTVAKNFIQCLALYSMILVGFAISFYTLFRGPNGNGGAMNGNNNATDTEESNPFNEFGMLSMALLKTTVMMTGEFEAAELKLHQSWGYYVLFGLFLFFVPIVLYNLMNGLAVNDAANIQMQSELIAIRQKVFVINSCESTLKAFNRMRKVWNRCFDGQPGEMMNNFEYICISPNKGNRILVPCTVIPDNTPNVDEPELKAVTVVNGITADVAAAQEAPTNGTAPAPQVASTADKAPATDGTSTDGGAPAATDAAGEVVLVQPAPIPEPIVAAEATTEDTGMLHHLSDSDQGPNLSELPGRMDHTVVTAALGILCSKDDDATNQDLKMQQSIYHLSQEIATMNNLLMAKHQHEFPQLGSYPIQQAGKYGA, from the exons ATGAGTCTATTCCAGGATCGAAAACAG GCTGCCTTAGAGAATGCGTTGCTGCTTGCCGATTTGAAGAAATTTCAACTAGCCCTCAAAAATGGTGCCAGAGTGGACCTGCGCGTGGGTGGGACTAACTACACGATCTTCGAGACGGCTTGTAATACCAAGGGAAGACATGAGTTTATCAGGGCATGCTTCAATGAGAATTTAAGCGACCCAGACCCAAGACACAAG AAAAATTCCGTGACCCACGAATATCCTATCCACCTGGCCGCGTTGTCCATGGACAAGGACAACCTGACAGCCCTGTTGGATGGCTGTCCGCAACTTGACACGTTAGTGGAGCAGAGGTACAAGGATAGAACGGCGCTATTTCTGCTGTTCGAGCGACTAAGCATTTCGAACAAGTCTAGGACAACCAAGTGCATAGAAGTGCTGTTGAATAATGGGGCGAACATAAACACCCACGATCGAAATCAAGTTACAGCAATCGAGTTGCTACTCAGGGGAAAGGAGCTGTGGCGAAAGCAAGTTCTGCAACACTTCCTGAACACTGGCAAAGTATTACTGCACCCCGAGTTGAGACGAAAGATTCAACGGGCATTTCCAGACATAAAGCTACCGGAGGGCGACGGCAGACGTTTACTAAAGTGGACGCATAAGCTGGAAACCGACAGTGATCAAGAATGTATCGAAGACTATGAGCGCGAGGCAACTAAGGATCAGTTTACGGCGGAGGAAACCAGAACGATGCTGTCGTCGGCCATCTCCCACGATAAGGAGCAAATGGCGCAAAAACTgttagaaaaagaaaccaacaccAGTGAGAGCAAAGCACTGCTGGCGCACGGTCTCGTCGTTTGCTGCAAGTATGGTAAGGATTATATCCTCGAATGTCTGCTCAAAAAGATCACGTCCGATATGGTTGAGGTGATCAACGAAAATCTACTGCTTTCGATGCTGACCAAGCAAATCAACGGAAATTCAGACAAGCGACAGTGCGGCTTCTTCAAGTGCATGGAAAAGTTGCTGGAGGTCTCGCGGATCGATGTCAACAAAATTGACGACAAGGCTTTTACCGCGCTGCATTACGCGGTCAAGTTTCGGCTGGAGCACGTACAGGAGTTGCTACTCAAGAATGGCGCCTACCTTGGTGGCAAAGATCTGTTCGGTCGGGCGCTGATCTGCGAGCTGAATCCGTACTTGCTGTACCAGCACCTCAACCGATGCGTGACCGATAACGGAACCAACCCGGACGACCAAGACTATATGATAAATGTGAACTTTCGTAACTTCCAGTCGCCGACGCATACCGACGAAATGTTACCAATTGTGCGATTGGCTCAGTCGTCCGCCGGCAGGGAGCTCCTCGGTCACCCAGTGCTTGCCAGTATCCTGCTGATCAAGTGGCTCCGAATCAGTGTGTTCTTCTACCTGAACCTCATCATATGCTCCatgttcttcttctctttcacGGCATTCATGGTGTTTTACTACGGCACTGATAGCCACAATCTTGACATGTGGTACTTCCTAGCACCCACCTTTTTGGGGCTAGCGTACATAACCGTCCGAGAGATCACCCAGTTTGTGCTCAACACACGCTCCTACATCAGATCAGTGGAGAACCACATCGAACTGATGCTGATCCTATCCTCAGCGGCCGCACTGACACTCCACTTCACCTCTGGTGATGCTCAAATACGCAACATTGCCGAAGTGTGCGCCATCATGCTGTCCGCGGTGGAGTTCACGGTGCTGCTGGCCACGATTCCTCGGCTATCCTTCTGCACCCACATGGTGATGCTGAAGACGGTGGCGAAAAACTTCATTCAGTGCCTTGCCCTCTACTCGATGATTCTGGTGGGATTTGCGATCAGTTTCTATACCCTTTTCCGAGGGCCCAATGGAAATGGTGGCGCAATGAATGGCAATAACAACGCGACTGACACCGAAGAATCTAACCCGTTCAACGAGTTCGGAATGCTTTCGATGGCTCTACTGAAGACTACGGTCATGATGACAG GGGAGTTCGAGGCTGCCGAGTTGAAACTTCATCAGTCGTGGGGATACTACGTACTATTCGGGTTGTTCCTCTTTTTCGTCCCGATTGTGCTGTACAACCTGATGAACGGTTTAGCCGTCAACGATGCTGCG AACATCCAAATGCAGTCGGAGCTTATCGCCATCAGGCAGAAGGTATTTGTCATCAACAGTTGCGAAAGTACGCTAAAGGCTTTCAATCGCATGCGAAAGGT ATGGAACCGTTGCTTCGATGGCCAACCGGGAGAAATGATGAACAATTTCGAATACATCTGCATCAGTCCGAACAAAGGCAACAGAATCCTGGTGCCATGTACGGTGATTCCGGATAACACGCCGAACGTTGACGAGCCAGAATTGAAGGCAGTGACCGTGGTTAATGGTATAACTGCTGATGTGGCTGCTGCTCAAGAAGCTCCCACCAATGGAACGGCTCCTGCTCCACAAGTGGCCTCTACTGCAGATAAAGCTCCCGCTACTGATGGAACCTCTACTGATGGTGGGGCTCCTGCTGCTACTGATGCTGCTGGAGAGGTTGTTCTTGTTCAACCAGCCCCTATTCCCGAGCCGATTGTTGCGGCAGAGGCGACCACCGAAGACACCGGGATGCTACATCATCTTTCCGATTCTGACCAGGGGCCAAACTTATCCGAGCTGCCCGGCAGAATGGACCACACGGTCGTAACGGCCGCACTTGGCATACTGTGCTCGAAAGACGACGATGCAACCAACCAAGATCTGAAGATGCAGCAAAGCATCTATCACTTATCGCAGGAGATCGCCACTATGAACAACCTGCTTATGGCCAAACATCAGCACGAGTTTCCGCAGCTGGGTAGTTATCCCATCCAACAAGCCGGTAAATACGGAGCGTAG